One window of Mucilaginibacter inviolabilis genomic DNA carries:
- a CDS encoding efflux RND transporter permease subunit, with amino-acid sequence MFQKFIERPVLSTVISILLVIVGVLGLTKLPLERFPNIAPPSVLVSAVYPGANAETILRSVTPSLEEAINGVENMTYMTSTASNDGTLGITVYFQQGTNPDQAAVNVQNRVSQATSQLPAEVVQYGITTTKQQNSFIGAMGIYSEDPKKYDATFVNNYAQINIIPEIKRIPGVGSASVFGGIKDYSMRVWLNPTQLATYKITPAEVMAAIQDKNLEAAPGRLGERSNEAFEYVIKYKGKLTTPEEYQNIAIRANADGSVLRLKDVARVELGAYSYSSVNRLNGYEGITIGIIQLSGSNANEIQIAIDKLMVKLSKDFPVGIKYNQFYRTKTDLDESIDQVEHTLVEAFILVFIVVFIFLQDFRSTLIPAIAVPVAIIGTFFFMNLFGFSVNLLTLFALVLAIGIVVDDAIVVVEAVHAKMEDNPKLTPKEATTEAMHEISGAIISITLVMAAVFLPVSFMTGSTGIFYRQFALTMSIAIIISAVNALTLSPALAALFLKNKHTADGHEAPKKGFVEKFYAGFNGGFNYMTTRYVGALKILIRNKWISMIGLAIIVVATVYLVNRTKTGFIPTEDQGFVAIAVSTPSGTSLANTSKIINQAEKELRALPSARFVMALSGFNFLTLSNSPSAGQIFLLLKPNKDRGAVKNIDDIQNIIRGKLGAIPSGTFFVFSFPTVPGFSNVEALDVQLQDRTNGRLDKFSGVANNFIGKLMAKPAVAYAFTSYKANYPQLQLEVNDEKANQLGVSVRDILSTMQAYFGTAQASDFNRFGKYYRVIVQADIADRTDPASIDRVFVKNKAGETVPINTLVKLTRVYGSETASRYNLFNSIEVQAIPKPGYSSGDAIKAIEETAKEELPNGFAYEFSGQTREEISSGGQSAVIFMLCLIFVYFLLSAQYESYILPLAVILSIPTGIFGVFVVLGLTGIENNIYVQVALIMLIGLLAKNAILIVEYAVQRRRAGHTLVESAIEAARLRIRPIIMTSLAFVFGLFPMSIATGPSAQGNHSISIGAAGGMLSGVILGLFIIPVLFVIFQYLQEKVSGAPKAPVNNGGKDVHVTDFELAKN; translated from the coding sequence ATGTTTCAGAAATTTATAGAAAGACCAGTACTATCAACAGTTATCTCCATATTATTGGTGATAGTTGGTGTACTTGGTTTAACAAAACTGCCCTTAGAGCGGTTCCCAAATATCGCGCCTCCGTCGGTATTGGTATCTGCTGTATACCCGGGCGCTAATGCCGAGACTATTTTACGTTCCGTGACTCCGTCATTGGAAGAGGCTATCAATGGTGTGGAAAACATGACCTACATGACCTCCACAGCCAGTAATGACGGTACACTGGGTATCACAGTTTACTTTCAACAAGGTACCAACCCCGATCAGGCGGCTGTGAACGTTCAAAACCGTGTTTCGCAAGCAACAAGCCAGTTACCGGCAGAGGTTGTACAATATGGTATAACCACTACCAAACAGCAAAATAGCTTTATTGGAGCTATGGGTATTTACTCAGAAGATCCAAAAAAATATGATGCGACCTTTGTAAATAACTATGCGCAGATCAATATTATCCCTGAGATTAAACGTATCCCAGGTGTAGGTTCTGCCAGTGTATTTGGTGGTATTAAGGATTACTCCATGCGTGTTTGGTTAAATCCAACTCAATTGGCTACTTACAAAATCACGCCTGCCGAAGTAATGGCCGCTATACAGGACAAAAACCTGGAGGCTGCGCCTGGTAGATTAGGTGAGCGTAGCAATGAAGCATTTGAATATGTAATTAAATATAAAGGTAAACTTACCACTCCAGAAGAATATCAGAATATTGCTATCCGTGCAAATGCAGATGGTTCTGTGTTGCGTTTAAAAGATGTAGCGCGTGTTGAACTGGGCGCTTATAGCTATAGCAGTGTAAACCGCTTAAACGGATACGAAGGTATTACTATTGGTATTATACAATTGTCTGGTTCAAACGCCAACGAAATCCAGATTGCCATTGATAAGTTGATGGTGAAATTATCAAAGGATTTCCCGGTAGGTATCAAATACAATCAGTTTTATCGTACCAAAACCGATCTTGATGAGTCAATTGACCAGGTGGAGCATACATTAGTGGAAGCATTTATCCTGGTATTTATCGTGGTATTTATATTCCTGCAAGATTTCAGGTCTACATTAATCCCGGCCATAGCGGTTCCGGTGGCCATTATTGGTACTTTCTTCTTCATGAACTTATTTGGTTTCTCTGTTAATTTGTTAACCTTGTTCGCGCTTGTGTTGGCCATCGGTATTGTGGTGGATGACGCGATTGTGGTGGTGGAAGCGGTGCATGCCAAAATGGAGGATAATCCAAAGCTTACCCCAAAAGAGGCGACTACCGAGGCCATGCACGAAATTAGCGGTGCCATTATATCTATTACATTGGTTATGGCGGCGGTGTTTTTACCGGTTAGTTTCATGACAGGTTCAACAGGTATATTCTACAGGCAGTTTGCATTAACAATGTCTATAGCCATCATTATTTCGGCTGTTAACGCTTTAACTTTAAGTCCAGCCCTGGCTGCTTTATTTTTAAAGAATAAGCATACTGCCGATGGTCATGAGGCGCCTAAAAAAGGCTTTGTTGAGAAATTTTACGCTGGCTTTAACGGTGGGTTTAATTATATGACCACCAGGTACGTTGGGGCCTTAAAGATCCTTATTCGTAATAAATGGATCAGTATGATTGGGCTGGCAATAATAGTTGTTGCTACGGTTTACTTGGTAAACAGAACAAAAACAGGCTTTATTCCAACTGAGGATCAGGGTTTCGTGGCTATCGCGGTTTCAACACCATCCGGAACTTCATTAGCCAATACCAGTAAAATAATCAATCAGGCCGAAAAAGAGCTGAGAGCTTTACCATCAGCAAGATTTGTGATGGCATTGTCTGGCTTTAACTTTTTAACGCTATCAAACAGCCCATCAGCAGGTCAGATCTTCCTGTTGTTAAAACCTAATAAAGATAGGGGTGCCGTTAAGAATATTGATGATATACAAAATATAATAAGAGGTAAATTAGGCGCCATACCAAGCGGTACCTTCTTCGTGTTCAGCTTTCCAACTGTTCCCGGATTTAGTAACGTAGAAGCTTTGGACGTACAGCTTCAGGATAGAACCAATGGCCGATTGGATAAATTTAGCGGCGTAGCCAATAACTTTATCGGCAAGCTAATGGCAAAACCAGCAGTTGCTTATGCCTTTACTTCCTATAAAGCCAATTACCCTCAATTACAATTAGAGGTTAATGATGAAAAGGCTAATCAATTAGGGGTAAGTGTCAGAGACATTCTGTCAACTATGCAGGCTTACTTTGGTACTGCGCAAGCATCGGACTTTAACCGCTTTGGTAAATACTACCGTGTGATTGTTCAGGCCGATATTGCCGACAGAACCGACCCTGCATCTATCGATCGTGTATTTGTTAAAAACAAAGCAGGAGAAACTGTGCCAATTAATACTTTGGTTAAACTAACCCGTGTTTATGGTTCAGAAACTGCTTCACGTTACAACTTGTTTAACTCTATAGAGGTTCAGGCCATTCCTAAACCAGGCTACAGTTCTGGTGATGCGATTAAGGCTATTGAAGAAACAGCTAAAGAAGAATTGCCAAATGGTTTTGCTTATGAATTCTCAGGCCAAACACGTGAGGAAATTTCTTCAGGTGGACAGTCGGCAGTAATATTTATGCTTTGTTTGATATTTGTATATTTCTTATTATCAGCACAGTATGAAAGTTACATCCTGCCATTAGCGGTAATACTTTCTATCCCTACAGGTATATTTGGTGTATTTGTGGTATTAGGTTTAACAGGTATTGAAAACAACATCTATGTACAGGTAGCCCTGATCATGCTCATCGGTTTGTTGGCCAAGAACGCCATCCTTATTGTGGAATATGCGGTACAGCGACGAAGAGCAGGCCATACCCTGGTTGAATCGGCTATTGAGGCAGCCAGATTAAGGATAAGACCGATCATCATGACATCACTTGCTTTCGTGTTCGGTTTGTTCCCGATGAGTATTGCTACAGGTCCGTCTGCACAAGGTAACCACTCTATAAGTATTGGTGCAGCAGGTGGTATGCTTTCAGGAGTAATCCTGGGTTTATTCATCATACCGGTACTGTTTGTGATATTCCAATACTTACAGGAAAAAGTTTCAGGAGCACCTAAAGCACCAGTAAATAACGGTGGTAAAGATGTTCATGTAACAGACTTTGAACTGGCTAAAAATTAA